Proteins encoded together in one Marinobacter salsuginis window:
- a CDS encoding ExeM/NucH family extracellular endonuclease: protein MNSKIRRYSYICFLILPFLPMAATAESACGKPATPISEVQGTGPASLLTGKTVTVEGILTQDSRSEGGFGGFYLQQADHQTDNDPTTSEALFVYTDRKVGKTGMRLRVTGKVKEYHGLTELVAVRTIDMCGQEALPAAMPVTLPWTVDPEHLENMRVTFRQPLTVVDNYNLDRYGELALAGADQIQPTEYLTPGESAHRASLRNRQNRVLLDDNRSIRNPRPIPWPPEGLSSGSVRAGDQITGLTGVLDFRFDAWRIQPAREPVFLDTNEREPAPESPPGDSVRIMALNLGNFFNGDGRGGEFPTTRGAKTWAEFQRQQQRLVQTLLAPDPDILAVTELENDGYGPHSSVASLADALGSPWRFVSTPGQDGDDEIRTGLLYRGDRVRMLGEPERLAGGPFASAGRPPLAQDFSRVDGETTVQVIVPHLKSKSCRGARGDNRDQADGQGCYASRRTDEAQALAEWPGIGKEGPNSAGTLIIGDLNSYAREHPITMLARAGFVSMVHHFHPCTETSCRQYTYRYRGEKGSLDYALASETLKPRIVGARIWLVNADEPRVFGYQSDYVVDGQGPWRSSDHNPVIVDLEL from the coding sequence GTGAATTCTAAAATTCGACGCTATTCCTATATCTGCTTCCTGATTCTGCCGTTCCTGCCCATGGCGGCAACGGCGGAATCAGCCTGTGGCAAACCCGCAACACCAATTTCCGAAGTACAAGGGACCGGCCCGGCCTCACTTCTGACAGGCAAGACGGTCACGGTGGAGGGTATCCTGACCCAGGATTCCCGATCAGAAGGCGGGTTTGGCGGCTTCTATCTTCAGCAGGCCGACCACCAGACCGACAATGATCCCACCACGTCCGAGGCCCTGTTTGTCTATACCGACCGCAAGGTCGGCAAAACCGGCATGCGGCTGCGGGTTACCGGCAAGGTGAAGGAATACCACGGACTGACTGAACTGGTAGCGGTCCGGACCATTGATATGTGCGGACAGGAAGCGCTGCCGGCCGCCATGCCGGTGACGCTGCCGTGGACGGTGGATCCGGAACACCTGGAGAATATGAGGGTGACCTTCCGCCAGCCCCTGACGGTGGTCGACAACTACAACCTCGACCGCTACGGCGAGCTGGCGCTGGCCGGCGCCGATCAGATCCAGCCCACCGAGTACCTTACGCCGGGCGAGAGCGCCCACAGGGCATCCCTCCGCAACCGTCAGAACCGCGTACTGCTGGACGACAATCGGTCCATCAGAAATCCGAGGCCCATACCCTGGCCGCCCGAAGGTTTGTCCTCAGGATCCGTGCGCGCTGGCGACCAGATTACGGGGCTCACCGGGGTGCTGGACTTCCGTTTCGATGCCTGGAGAATCCAGCCCGCCCGGGAACCTGTCTTTCTGGATACCAACGAGAGAGAACCTGCGCCGGAGTCGCCGCCCGGTGATTCCGTGCGGATCATGGCGCTGAATCTCGGCAACTTTTTCAACGGCGATGGTCGCGGCGGCGAGTTTCCAACAACCCGGGGTGCCAAGACATGGGCAGAGTTTCAGCGCCAGCAACAGCGGCTAGTGCAAACGCTACTGGCACCGGACCCGGACATTCTTGCGGTCACGGAACTCGAGAACGACGGCTACGGTCCGCACAGCTCCGTCGCCAGCCTGGCCGATGCCCTGGGCAGCCCCTGGCGGTTTGTCAGCACGCCGGGCCAGGACGGCGACGACGAAATCCGGACGGGCCTGCTCTATCGCGGCGACCGGGTGCGCATGCTAGGTGAACCCGAAAGGCTTGCCGGTGGGCCTTTCGCCTCCGCCGGTCGACCTCCGCTGGCCCAGGATTTCAGTCGTGTCGATGGTGAGACAACGGTCCAGGTGATCGTGCCTCACCTGAAATCAAAATCCTGTCGGGGTGCCAGGGGGGATAATCGGGATCAGGCGGATGGCCAGGGCTGTTACGCCAGCCGGCGAACGGACGAAGCACAAGCGCTGGCTGAATGGCCCGGCATTGGTAAAGAAGGCCCCAATTCCGCCGGCACCCTGATTATCGGTGACCTGAACAGCTATGCCCGGGAACATCCCATTACGATGCTGGCAAGGGCGGGTTTTGTCAGCATGGTGCACCACTTTCATCCCTGCACCGAAACCAGCTGTCGCCAGTACACCTACCGATACCGTGGCGAGAAAGGGTCGCTGGATTACGCCCTGGCCTCCGAGACACTGAAACCACGGATTGTGGGCGCGCGCATCTGGCTGGTCAATGCCGATGAGCCCAGAGTTTTCGGTTACCAGAGCGACTACGTGGTTGACGGTCAAGGGCCCTGGCGGTCAAGCGACCACAACCCGGTGATTGTCGACCTGGAGCTCTGA
- a CDS encoding helix-turn-helix transcriptional regulator, translated as MKASYSLDRERLVMKKTDWPIRWDLLLRYRLIETIALWEGRLTTNHICHSFGIGRQQASKDINTYLRELAPGNLVYDRHLKGYVPAEKFRPVVTRGVVNEYLDLLARQQNLSNTFESLNIDLPDSTVVQGPNRVIAPETMRAVVTATRQGRQLRASYASLSRPEAVESILEPHTLVCAGNSWHLRAWCDSNREFRDFALSRFRTSPEALRQRARHSREQDEHWNREVTLVVTPDRRLTEAQQQIIARDYGMEHGRLEVATRAALAPYVLSRLGITFDNEHPDPLVQQLELANPDQLGFGSKREQALKAVAGLS; from the coding sequence ATGAAAGCGAGCTATTCATTGGACCGTGAGCGCCTGGTTATGAAAAAAACGGACTGGCCCATACGCTGGGATCTGCTGCTTCGCTACCGACTGATCGAAACCATCGCCCTGTGGGAAGGTCGCCTGACCACCAACCACATCTGCCACAGTTTCGGCATCGGTCGCCAGCAGGCGTCCAAGGACATCAACACCTATCTGCGCGAACTGGCGCCGGGTAATCTGGTTTATGACCGCCATCTGAAAGGCTACGTGCCGGCCGAGAAATTTCGTCCGGTGGTTACCCGTGGCGTGGTAAACGAGTATCTGGACCTGCTGGCCCGCCAGCAGAACCTGAGCAATACCTTTGAATCACTGAATATAGACCTGCCGGACAGCACCGTGGTTCAGGGCCCGAACCGGGTGATTGCACCGGAAACCATGCGTGCCGTGGTGACCGCCACACGTCAGGGCAGACAGTTGCGCGCCAGCTACGCCTCCCTGAGTCGACCTGAAGCGGTGGAAAGCATTCTGGAGCCCCACACACTGGTTTGTGCCGGCAATAGCTGGCACTTGCGTGCCTGGTGCGACTCCAATCGGGAGTTCCGGGACTTCGCCCTGAGCCGTTTCCGTACCTCGCCCGAGGCATTGCGGCAGCGGGCCAGGCACAGCCGGGAGCAGGACGAGCACTGGAACCGTGAGGTTACCCTGGTCGTTACGCCGGACAGACGCCTGACCGAAGCCCAGCAACAGATCATCGCCCGGGACTATGGCATGGAACATGGTCGTCTGGAGGTTGCCACCCGCGCCGCACTGGCTCCCTATGTGTTGTCCCGTCTCGGAATCACCTTCGACAACGAGCATCCGGATCCGTTGGTTCAGCAGCTTGAACTGGCCAATCCGGACCAGCTGGGCTTTGGCAGCAAACGTGAACAGGCTCTGAAGGCCGTTGCCGGTCTCAGCTAA
- a CDS encoding MFS transporter, protein MTRMVTSLSALILSIILLVSGNAFLMTLLGIRLSIEAISPDIIGWILVCYSIGFVLGTLYVHRIIGRVGHIRAFAVFAAGAAITSLLYPMAVSEIFWAVLRVLSGFSIAGVLVVIESWFSSRATNANRGALFAVYQIVFYLSAAGGQLIVNVGDPANFMPFSIAAILLAMALMPLALTKMEAPVIEQVQRISIFTLARESFSGVAGALICGVMIGGFYALGPVYATLVGLDVARTSTFMASAIVAAMILAWPLGRLCDRFDRRRVMFWIALVAASAAGGVGVLGAGNAWLLTLLVGLFTGLSAALYPVAVAITNDRMESSRIVAASATLLLSYGVGSVIGPVVMAELINLLGPKGLFFGNAGFLVLLALITSYRISHTEDVAVADQEHFVPAMPEASPVLAEIDPRNTEFHESPEVEEMHEEQRQAS, encoded by the coding sequence ATGACCCGAATGGTCACCTCCCTTTCTGCCCTGATTCTGAGCATCATTCTGCTTGTCAGCGGTAATGCTTTCCTGATGACGCTCCTGGGTATACGTCTGAGTATAGAAGCGATATCACCGGACATAATCGGCTGGATTCTGGTCTGCTATTCCATCGGGTTTGTGCTGGGAACGCTGTATGTCCACAGGATTATAGGCCGGGTTGGTCATATCCGTGCCTTTGCCGTGTTCGCTGCGGGGGCAGCCATTACCTCACTGCTCTACCCAATGGCCGTATCCGAGATTTTCTGGGCAGTGTTGCGGGTGCTGTCCGGGTTCAGTATTGCCGGTGTGCTGGTGGTGATTGAAAGCTGGTTCTCAAGCCGGGCTACCAATGCCAATCGCGGTGCGTTGTTCGCGGTTTACCAGATTGTTTTTTATCTGTCCGCGGCCGGCGGACAGCTTATCGTGAACGTTGGCGACCCGGCCAACTTCATGCCGTTCTCGATTGCCGCGATCCTGCTGGCAATGGCCCTGATGCCGCTTGCACTAACCAAAATGGAGGCGCCTGTTATTGAGCAGGTCCAGCGTATCTCTATCTTCACTCTGGCCAGAGAATCCTTCAGCGGTGTGGCCGGGGCTCTCATTTGTGGCGTGATGATTGGCGGCTTCTATGCGCTGGGGCCTGTGTACGCAACCCTGGTGGGGCTGGACGTTGCCCGGACCTCCACGTTCATGGCCAGCGCCATTGTTGCCGCAATGATTCTTGCCTGGCCCCTGGGCCGGCTCTGCGACCGTTTTGACCGGCGCCGGGTAATGTTCTGGATTGCTCTGGTGGCGGCCTCCGCCGCAGGCGGTGTTGGCGTCCTTGGGGCTGGCAATGCGTGGCTGTTGACCCTTCTGGTTGGACTGTTTACCGGCCTGTCCGCGGCCCTCTACCCGGTTGCGGTCGCCATTACCAATGACCGTATGGAAAGTTCCCGCATCGTGGCTGCCAGCGCGACGCTGCTGCTCAGTTACGGGGTGGGCAGCGTCATCGGGCCTGTGGTCATGGCTGAACTGATCAACCTGCTCGGGCCCAAAGGCCTGTTCTTTGGCAATGCGGGCTTTCTGGTGCTGCTGGCGCTGATCACCAGCTATCGGATCAGTCACACCGAGGATGTCGCGGTTGCAGATCAGGAGCATTTCGTGCCGGCCATGCCCGAAGCGTCGCCGGTTCTCGCCGAGATCGATCCGCGAAATACCGAGTTCCACGAGTCTCCGGAAGTCGAGGAGATGCACGAAGAGCAGCGTCAGGCGAGCTGA
- a CDS encoding MarR family transcriptional regulator, which produces MRDQFPFAVARVTRRWRKMLDERLKDLGVTQARWSTMVYLEKGGEGLTQRELASLMAIENPTLVRLLDSLEQQGLIERRPCPHDRRARRLHLTTAGRAFMDDLSERAEVLREEMLEGISDKEIECTVKVFHKILENAEKQK; this is translated from the coding sequence ATGAGAGACCAGTTTCCTTTTGCAGTAGCGCGGGTTACCCGACGCTGGAGAAAAATGCTCGATGAGCGCCTGAAGGATCTGGGCGTCACCCAGGCGCGGTGGAGCACCATGGTGTACCTGGAAAAAGGCGGCGAAGGCCTTACCCAGCGTGAACTGGCCAGCCTCATGGCGATCGAGAATCCGACCCTGGTTCGTCTGCTTGATAGCCTGGAGCAACAAGGTTTGATCGAGCGTCGGCCGTGCCCCCACGATCGCCGGGCTCGGCGCCTGCATCTGACCACTGCCGGTCGGGCGTTCATGGACGACCTTTCCGAGCGAGCCGAGGTGCTGCGCGAGGAGATGCTTGAGGGCATCAGCGACAAAGAGATCGAGTGCACCGTGAAGGTCTTCCACAAGATCCTGGAAAACGCCGAAAAGCAGAAGTAA
- a CDS encoding DHA2 family efflux MFS transporter permease subunit produces the protein MADNSVEGLKARYGDRWRWLAVATVMIGTMATVLSATVVNVALHDIMVEFGIRQGQVHWLATGFIAAMTTTMLASSWLLDHFGVRKTLAAAMFLFTLISLAGGFAETPGQLIAARIGQGAMAGLMQPMGMYLVFRIFPRDRRGQAMGIYGMGVILAPALGPVLGGFLVDQLDWRYVMFAPAPVTLVGVFMAWRFLPLPVSRPAPYRFDLPGLILLGFTIAVSLDTLNRLQHAAGQENRILAGTVMALGGLLLFVLRERRTAHPLVNMALLRKPVFVFACLGAVALGLALFGSTYLIPLFVQTALGFSATEAGLLMLPAGIVLGMTFPLAGRLADRHSARVLVVFGIGAFALSAMLFALSDLELAFGWLVLWTVLGRIGIGFMLPALSTGALNPLKPQELGAGSSTLNFMRQLGGAFGVNLVALTVEFGEHSSGMPTINAFHSAWWLVAVFVAVAAIPVWRMRT, from the coding sequence TTGGCTGATAATTCGGTTGAGGGCCTGAAGGCGCGCTACGGAGACCGCTGGCGCTGGCTGGCGGTGGCCACGGTGATGATCGGCACCATGGCCACCGTTCTCAGCGCCACCGTGGTCAACGTGGCGCTGCACGATATCATGGTGGAGTTCGGCATTCGCCAGGGTCAGGTCCACTGGCTGGCAACCGGCTTTATCGCAGCCATGACCACTACCATGCTTGCCTCCTCCTGGCTGCTGGATCACTTCGGGGTTCGCAAGACCCTTGCCGCAGCCATGTTTCTCTTTACCCTGATTTCCCTCGCCGGTGGCTTTGCCGAGACACCGGGACAGCTCATTGCTGCCCGTATAGGTCAGGGCGCCATGGCCGGCCTGATGCAGCCCATGGGTATGTACCTGGTGTTCCGGATTTTTCCACGTGATCGCCGCGGCCAGGCCATGGGGATTTATGGCATGGGGGTGATCCTGGCACCGGCCCTTGGCCCGGTATTGGGGGGCTTCCTGGTTGATCAACTGGACTGGCGCTATGTGATGTTCGCGCCGGCTCCTGTCACCCTGGTGGGTGTTTTCATGGCCTGGCGATTTCTGCCGTTGCCGGTTTCCCGGCCGGCACCCTATCGTTTCGATCTGCCTGGCCTGATCTTGCTCGGATTTACCATCGCCGTGTCCCTCGATACTCTGAACCGGTTACAGCACGCGGCGGGCCAGGAAAACCGGATCCTCGCCGGAACAGTAATGGCGCTTGGTGGGTTGTTGCTCTTCGTGCTGCGTGAGCGACGAACAGCGCATCCACTGGTAAACATGGCCCTGCTGCGCAAACCGGTCTTTGTCTTCGCCTGTCTCGGTGCTGTGGCCCTGGGGCTGGCGCTGTTCGGGTCCACCTACCTGATTCCTCTGTTCGTGCAAACAGCGCTCGGATTCAGCGCGACCGAAGCCGGTTTGCTGATGCTGCCGGCAGGGATTGTCCTGGGTATGACCTTTCCCCTGGCCGGTCGGCTTGCGGACAGGCATAGCGCCCGGGTTCTGGTGGTCTTCGGCATCGGCGCTTTTGCCCTTTCCGCCATGCTGTTTGCGCTGTCCGACCTCGAGCTGGCTTTCGGCTGGCTGGTGCTCTGGACGGTCCTCGGCCGAATCGGGATCGGCTTCATGCTTCCCGCCCTGTCCACCGGCGCCCTGAATCCCCTAAAGCCTCAGGAGCTGGGGGCCGGCTCCAGCACGCTCAACTTCATGCGCCAGCTCGGAGGCGCCTTTGGGGTCAATCTGGTGGCACTTACTGTGGAATTCGGCGAGCACTCCTCCGGGATGCCCACAATCAATGCGTTCCATTCCGCTTGGTGGCTGGTGGCGGTATTCGTGGCGGTGGCTGCGATTCCGGTATGGAGAATGCGAACCTAG